From a region of the Saccharomyces cerevisiae S288C chromosome IX, complete sequence genome:
- the COX5B gene encoding cytochrome c oxidase subunit Vb (Subunit Vb of cytochrome c oxidase; cytochrome c oxidase is the terminal member of the mitochondrial inner membrane electron transport chain; Cox5Bp is predominantly expressed during anaerobic growth while its isoform Va (Cox5Ap) is expressed during aerobic growth; COX5B has a paralog, COX5A, that arose from the whole genome duplication), protein MLRTSLTKGARLTGTRFVQTKALSKATLTDLPERWENMPNLEQKEIADNLTERQKLPWKTLNNEEIKAAWYISYGEWGPRRPVHGKGDVAFITKGVFLGLGISFGLFGLVRLLANPETPKTMNREWQLKSDEYLKSKNANPWGGYSQVQSK, encoded by the exons A TGTTGCGTACTTCTCTTACTAAAGGGGCACGGCTAACTGGGACAAGATTTGTTCAAACAAAGGCCCTTTCGAAGGCAACATTGACAGATCTGCCCGAAAGATGGGAAAATATGCCAAACTTAGAACAGAAAGAGATTGCAGATAATTTGACAGAACGTCAAAAGCTTCCATGGAAAACTCTCAATAACGAGGAAATCAAAGCAGCTTGGTACATATCCTACGGCGAGTGGGGACCTAGAAGACCTGTACACGGAAAAGGCGATGTTGCATTTATAACTAAAGGAGTATTTTTAGGGTTAGGAATCTCATTTGGGCTCTTTGGTTTAGTGAGACTATTAGCCAATCCTGAAACTCCAAAGACTATGAACAGGGAATGGCAGTTGAAATCAGACGAGTATCTGAAGTCAA